In the genome of Falsirhodobacter halotolerans, one region contains:
- a CDS encoding PQQ-dependent sugar dehydrogenase: MTRSLRLSVPLAAAMLAPFPLMAQETRPSVETAAPNAPDQTPAFEGQTRAPQPAEPLEVATETVAQGLPQLWAMEFLPDGRMLVTAKKGDMHIVADGTPGPAIEGVPEVDADGQGGLLDVALANDFADSGIIYFSYAEPREDGNGTALAKARLVEDGSTARLEDVEVIFAQQPTYDGNKHFGSRIVVDADDVIWLTVGERSDEEPRVQAQDVGSHFGKVIRITAEGDPAEGNPFIDQDGAMPEIWSLGHRNTQSAALSPEGEFWMVEHGPKGGDELNRPEAGLNYGWPEVTYGVEYSGEEVGEGITQNAETQQPLYYWDPVIAPSGMAFYEGEEFPEWDGAILIGGLVTQGVVVLGMDGDTVEWEDRIPLEARVRDVRVGPDGAIYAVTENRDEGSSTIVRITAPDA; encoded by the coding sequence ATGACCCGATCCCTCCGCCTGTCCGTGCCGCTGGCCGCCGCCATGCTGGCCCCCTTCCCGCTGATGGCGCAGGAAACGCGCCCGTCGGTGGAAACCGCGGCCCCCAACGCCCCCGACCAGACCCCCGCCTTCGAGGGGCAGACCCGCGCCCCCCAACCGGCCGAGCCGCTGGAGGTCGCGACCGAAACCGTGGCCCAAGGCCTGCCGCAGCTGTGGGCGATGGAATTCCTGCCCGATGGCCGGATGCTGGTCACCGCCAAGAAGGGCGACATGCACATCGTCGCCGACGGCACCCCCGGCCCCGCGATCGAAGGCGTGCCCGAGGTGGATGCCGACGGTCAGGGCGGGCTTTTGGACGTGGCGCTGGCGAACGATTTCGCCGACAGCGGGATCATCTACTTTTCCTATGCCGAACCACGCGAGGACGGGAACGGCACCGCGCTTGCCAAGGCCCGTCTGGTGGAGGACGGCAGCACCGCCCGGCTGGAGGATGTGGAGGTCATCTTCGCCCAGCAGCCCACCTATGACGGCAACAAGCATTTCGGCTCGCGCATCGTGGTCGATGCCGATGACGTGATCTGGCTGACGGTCGGCGAACGCTCGGACGAAGAACCGCGTGTGCAGGCGCAGGACGTCGGCAGCCATTTCGGCAAGGTCATCCGCATCACCGCCGAGGGCGACCCGGCCGAAGGCAACCCCTTCATCGACCAGGACGGCGCCATGCCCGAAATCTGGAGCCTTGGCCACCGCAACACCCAATCCGCCGCCCTGTCGCCCGAGGGCGAGTTCTGGATGGTGGAACACGGGCCGAAAGGCGGGGATGAGCTGAACCGTCCCGAGGCGGGCCTGAACTACGGCTGGCCCGAGGTCACCTATGGCGTCGAATACAGCGGCGAGGAGGTGGGTGAAGGCATCACCCAGAACGCCGAAACGCAGCAGCCGCTCTATTACTGGGACCCGGTCATCGCGCCCTCGGGCATGGCCTTCTATGAAGGCGAGGAATTCCCCGAATGGGACGGCGCGATCCTGATCGGCGGCCTGGTGACGCAGGGCGTGGTGGTTCTGGGCATGGATGGCGACACGGTGGAGTGGGAGGATCGCATTCCCCTTGAGGCGCGCGTGCGCGACGTGCGCGTCGGGCCGGACGGCGCGATCTATGCCGTGACCGAAAACCGCGACGAAGGGTCGTCCACCATCGTGCGGATCACGGCGCCCGACGCGTGA
- a CDS encoding 2-isopropylmalate synthase produces the protein MARHLWTSGVILMALAGMGAAQDGAVQSTQYDDGSVYEGTFRGGVQHGQGIYRMPSGYEYSGAWVDGRIEGEGTARYPNGSIYAGPFQNGRPEGQGKITFADGSTYEGDWVAGQRTGQGVAVYADGTRYSGGFRDGQPQGQGRIEAADGYVYEGEWDAGQKVGAGTITYANGAVYEGALEGGVPSGTGTLTTPQGTVYTGDWTEGRIEGQGRLEQGGDTYEGGFAGGQRQGQGRATYASGEVYEGGFVADQREGQGTLTRPDGYRYEGEWRAGQMAGDGTATYADGSVFTGTFTEGRPDGQGTLTYADGSTYQGAWAAGAITGEGRAVQADGSTYEGGFQDGRHHGTGTLIRPDGYRYEGEWDEGERAGTGTATYADGTTYTGGFRAGQRDGTGELVRPDGYRYAGEWAGGAFDGEGTLTYASGDVYEGTFRANAPDGTGTMTYANGQVVTGTWADGQLVERAD, from the coding sequence ATGGCCCGACACCTTTGGACAAGCGGCGTGATCCTGATGGCCCTGGCCGGAATGGGCGCGGCGCAGGATGGCGCGGTCCAATCCACCCAATACGACGACGGATCGGTCTATGAAGGCACGTTCCGGGGCGGGGTGCAGCATGGTCAGGGCATCTATCGTATGCCGTCGGGATACGAATATTCCGGGGCCTGGGTCGACGGTCGGATCGAGGGGGAGGGCACCGCCCGCTATCCCAACGGATCGATCTATGCCGGGCCGTTTCAAAATGGCCGCCCCGAGGGGCAGGGCAAGATCACCTTTGCCGACGGATCGACCTATGAGGGCGACTGGGTCGCGGGGCAGCGCACGGGTCAGGGGGTCGCCGTCTATGCCGATGGCACCCGCTATTCCGGCGGGTTTCGCGATGGGCAGCCGCAGGGTCAGGGCCGGATCGAGGCGGCCGACGGCTATGTCTATGAAGGGGAATGGGATGCGGGCCAGAAGGTCGGCGCGGGCACCATCACCTATGCCAACGGCGCGGTCTATGAAGGGGCGCTGGAGGGGGGCGTTCCGTCCGGCACCGGCACGCTGACCACACCGCAGGGCACCGTCTATACCGGCGACTGGACCGAGGGGCGGATCGAGGGTCAGGGCCGCCTGGAACAGGGCGGCGACACCTATGAAGGCGGGTTCGCGGGGGGCCAGCGGCAGGGTCAGGGCCGCGCGACCTATGCCAGCGGCGAGGTGTATGAGGGCGGCTTCGTCGCCGATCAGCGCGAGGGGCAAGGCACCCTGACCCGCCCCGACGGATACCGTTATGAAGGCGAATGGCGTGCGGGGCAGATGGCGGGGGACGGCACCGCCACCTATGCCGACGGGTCGGTGTTCACCGGCACCTTCACCGAAGGGCGCCCCGATGGGCAGGGCACCCTCACCTATGCCGATGGCAGCACCTATCAGGGCGCATGGGCGGCGGGGGCCATCACGGGCGAAGGCCGCGCCGTGCAGGCCGACGGCAGCACCTATGAGGGCGGGTTCCAAGACGGCCGCCACCACGGAACCGGCACCCTGATCCGCCCCGACGGCTATCGTTACGAAGGGGAATGGGACGAGGGCGAGCGCGCGGGCACCGGCACCGCCACCTATGCCGACGGCACCACCTATACCGGCGGGTTTCGCGCGGGCCAGCGTGACGGCACGGGCGAGCTGGTCCGCCCCGACGGCTATCGTTATGCCGGGGAATGGGCGGGGGGGGCGTTCGACGGCGAGGGGACGCTCACCTACGCCTCCGGCGACGTGTATGAAGGAACGTTCCGCGCCAACGCCCCGGACGGCACCGGCACGATGACCTATGCCAACGGGCAGGTGGTGACGGGCACATGGGCGGACGGGCAACTGGTCGAACGCGCCGACTGA
- a CDS encoding rod shape-determining protein, whose amino-acid sequence MALAGIFSSDMAIDLGTANTLVYVKGKGIILNEPSVVAYHVKDGKRQVLAVGEDAKLMLGRTPGSIEAIRPLRDGVIADFDTAEEMIKHFIRKVHKRTTFSKPKIIVCVPYGATPVEKRAIRQSVLSAGARRAGLIAEPIAAAIGAGLPITEPTGNMVVDIGGGTTEVAVLSLGDIVYARSIRVGGDRMDDAIVSYLRRQQNLLIGDATAERIKTSIGTARMPDDGRGASMLIRGRDLLNGVPKEVEINQAQVAEALAEPVQSICDAVMQALEATPPDLAADIVDRGVMLTGGGALLGDLDLALREETGLSISVANEPLNCVALGTGKALEYQKQLRHVIDYDT is encoded by the coding sequence ATGGCATTGGCGGGTATCTTTTCGTCGGACATGGCGATCGACCTCGGAACGGCGAACACGCTTGTCTATGTGAAGGGCAAGGGCATCATCCTGAACGAACCCTCGGTCGTCGCCTATCACGTCAAGGACGGGAAGCGTCAGGTTCTGGCGGTGGGCGAGGATGCCAAACTGATGCTGGGCCGCACGCCCGGCAGCATCGAAGCCATCCGCCCGCTGCGCGATGGCGTCATCGCCGATTTCGACACGGCGGAAGAAATGATCAAGCATTTCATCCGCAAGGTCCACAAACGCACCACCTTTTCCAAGCCCAAGATCATCGTCTGCGTCCCTTACGGCGCGACCCCGGTGGAAAAGCGGGCGATCCGCCAGTCGGTCCTGTCGGCGGGCGCGCGGCGTGCGGGCCTGATCGCCGAACCCATTGCGGCGGCCATCGGCGCGGGGCTTCCCATCACCGAACCCACCGGCAACATGGTGGTCGACATCGGCGGCGGCACGACCGAGGTGGCGGTGCTGTCCCTGGGCGATATCGTCTATGCCCGGTCGATCCGCGTGGGCGGTGACCGGATGGACGACGCGATCGTCTCCTATCTGCGCCGCCAGCAGAACCTGCTGATCGGGGATGCCACGGCCGAACGGATCAAGACCTCCATCGGAACGGCGCGGATGCCCGATGACGGGCGCGGCGCGTCGATGCTGATCCGCGGGCGCGACCTGCTGAACGGCGTCCCGAAAGAGGTGGAGATCAATCAGGCCCAGGTGGCCGAGGCGCTGGCCGAACCCGTGCAGTCGATCTGCGACGCGGTGATGCAGGCGCTGGAGGCGACGCCCCCCGATCTGGCCGCCGACATCGTCGATCGCGGCGTGATGCTGACGGGCGGTGGCGCGCTTCTGGGCGATCTGGATCTGGCGCTGCGCGAGGAAACCGGCCTGTCGATCTCGGTCGCCAACGAACCTTTGAACTGCGTGGCGCTTGGCACCGGCAAGGCGCTGGAATATCAAAAACAGCTTCGCCACGTGATTGATTACGACACCTGA
- a CDS encoding magnesium transporter CorA family protein gives MPAPPGAGIFARMIAHHILTDGKLVAHDGLPQGRALWIDLCSPTADEEHAVEALIGAPVPTRDEMSDIEDSARLYIEGAALVMTAVVIEGANKGRPRRSQITFLLMPDRLVTVRHADPLPLGTIATRVARHPGESDTAPRLLATMLEAFVERIADVLEKVSADLADLSDSVFFDADEGSGMAEQDLRKLVRRLGRKNRTLSILRESILSFDRLIPFLRDAASGHAARTEDEDLPPLAHMSPKGVARLKAIHRDVTSLSTALAQVEAELSFLHSATVGLIGVEQNQIIKVLSIATALFLPPTLVGTIYGMNFDHMPELHWAVGYPLALAAMGISAVLPFLWFRRKNWL, from the coding sequence TTGCCCGCGCCCCCCGGCGCGGGCATCTTCGCGCGCATGATCGCGCACCACATCCTGACCGACGGCAAGCTGGTTGCCCATGACGGCCTGCCGCAAGGGCGGGCCCTGTGGATCGACCTCTGCTCCCCCACCGCCGACGAAGAACACGCCGTCGAAGCCTTGATCGGCGCGCCCGTCCCCACGCGGGACGAAATGTCCGACATCGAGGATTCGGCCCGCCTTTACATCGAAGGCGCGGCGCTTGTGATGACGGCGGTGGTGATCGAAGGCGCGAACAAGGGGCGCCCCCGCCGGTCGCAGATCACCTTTCTGCTGATGCCCGACCGTCTGGTGACGGTGCGCCACGCCGATCCCCTGCCCCTTGGCACCATCGCCACCCGCGTGGCACGGCATCCGGGCGAATCGGACACGGCCCCGCGCCTTCTGGCCACCATGCTGGAGGCGTTCGTGGAACGGATCGCGGATGTGCTGGAAAAGGTCTCGGCCGATCTGGCCGACCTGTCCGACAGCGTGTTCTTCGATGCGGACGAAGGGTCGGGGATGGCCGAACAGGATCTGCGCAAGCTGGTCCGCCGTCTGGGCCGCAAGAACCGCACCCTGTCCATCCTGCGCGAAAGCATCCTCAGCTTCGACCGCCTGATCCCGTTCCTGCGCGATGCCGCCAGCGGCCACGCTGCCCGGACCGAGGATGAGGATCTGCCCCCGCTGGCCCACATGTCGCCCAAGGGCGTCGCGCGGCTGAAGGCCATTCACCGCGATGTCACCTCCCTTTCCACCGCGCTGGCGCAGGTGGAGGCGGAGCTGTCCTTCCTCCATTCGGCCACCGTCGGCCTGATCGGGGTGGAGCAGAACCAGATCATCAAGGTCCTGTCCATCGCCACCGCCCTGTTTCTGCCGCCGACGCTGGTCGGCACGATCTATGGCATGAACTTCGATCACATGCCGGAACTGCATTGGGCCGTGGGCTATCCCCTGGCGCTGGCGGCGATGGGCATCTCGGCCGTTCTGCCCTTTTTGTGGTTCCGCCGGAAAAACTGGCTATAG
- the ileS gene encoding isoleucine--tRNA ligase yields MSDTTPATPDYRDTIFLPETDFPMRGGLPTREPGWLAHWEKIGIYDRLREKAVQAKGGRTPFTLHDGPPYANGHLHIGHALNKTIKDMIVRSHQMMGFDARYIPGWDCHGLPIEWKIEEQYRAKGKNKDDVDIVDFRQECRAFAKGWVDIQREEFKRLGITGNWADPYLTMDFHAEAVIADEFMTFLMNGTLYQGSKPVMWSPVEKTALAEAEVEYHDIESHTIWVKFPLVKLPAQMIEAITLIGDDEDRLPLEKVDRALRDAKVVIWTTTPWTIPQNRAVAFNPAISYGVYEVTDAPEGNWAAVGEKLILADDLAEAVLKQAKVAGFERLVGFNPDGAAMAHPLRGVEGGAGEWDFEVPMVSGDHVTAEAGTGFVHTAPSHGEDDYQMGLKYGLPMTYNVLEDGSYRADLPLFGGRVIITPKGKEGDANKAVIEALAGAGALIARGKVKHSYPHSWRSKAPLIFRNTPQWFAGIDRPLDDGMGQYGDTIRKRALESIERLVKFTPISGQNRLRSMMEARPDWVLSRQRAWGVPLTCFVKKGAKPDEANFLLRDAAVNAAIVAAFEAEGADVWYRDGFKAQILGDRADQYDQIFDVLDVWFDSGSTHAFVLRDRADGSEDGIADVYMEGTDQHRGWFHSSMLQGCGTIGRAPYRNVVTHGFTLDEKGMKMSKSLGNTVVPEQIVKEYGADILRLWVAQADYTADQRIGKEILKGTADSYRRLRNTLRFLLGALKGFHDVERVEPEEMPELERWVLHRLAELDADVRAGYAAFDFQGVFQKLFTFCTTDLSAVYFDIRKDVLYCDGPDSLRRRAARTVLDLIFHRLVTWLAPILVFTTEDVWLSRFPGDASSVHLQDMPATPNAWLNPDLAAKWQAIRAARRVVTAALEVQRSAKVIGSSLEAAPTVHVADTGLRAALDSVDFAELCITSDLTLTDAPVPEGAFALADIPGVAVVFHMAEGCKCARCWRILPDVGTHSHPETCARCDAVLD; encoded by the coding sequence ATGAGCGACACGACCCCCGCCACGCCCGACTACCGCGACACCATCTTCCTGCCGGAAACCGATTTCCCCATGCGCGGCGGCCTGCCCACGCGCGAACCGGGCTGGCTGGCCCATTGGGAAAAGATCGGCATCTATGACCGCCTGCGCGAAAAGGCCGTTCAGGCGAAGGGGGGCCGCACACCGTTCACGCTGCATGATGGCCCTCCTTACGCCAACGGGCACCTGCATATCGGCCACGCGCTGAACAAGACGATCAAGGACATGATCGTGCGGTCGCACCAGATGATGGGCTTTGACGCGCGCTATATCCCCGGCTGGGATTGCCACGGCCTGCCGATCGAATGGAAGATCGAGGAGCAGTATCGCGCCAAGGGCAAGAACAAGGACGATGTGGACATCGTCGATTTCCGTCAGGAGTGCCGCGCCTTCGCCAAGGGCTGGGTCGATATCCAGCGGGAGGAGTTCAAGCGTCTGGGCATCACCGGCAACTGGGCCGATCCCTATCTGACCATGGACTTCCACGCCGAAGCCGTGATCGCCGACGAATTCATGACGTTCCTGATGAACGGCACCCTCTATCAGGGGTCCAAGCCCGTCATGTGGTCGCCCGTGGAAAAGACCGCGCTGGCCGAGGCGGAGGTGGAATACCACGACATCGAAAGCCATACGATCTGGGTGAAGTTCCCGCTGGTCAAGCTGCCCGCCCAGATGATCGAGGCGATCACCCTGATCGGCGATGACGAGGATCGTCTGCCCTTGGAGAAGGTGGATCGGGCCTTGCGCGACGCGAAGGTGGTGATCTGGACCACCACGCCCTGGACCATCCCGCAGAACCGCGCCGTGGCCTTCAATCCCGCCATCTCCTATGGCGTGTATGAGGTGACGGACGCGCCCGAGGGCAACTGGGCCGCGGTGGGGGAAAAGCTGATCCTGGCCGACGATCTGGCCGAAGCGGTGCTGAAACAGGCCAAGGTCGCGGGGTTCGAGCGTCTGGTCGGCTTCAACCCGGACGGGGCCGCCATGGCCCACCCGCTGCGCGGGGTCGAGGGCGGGGCCGGGGAATGGGACTTCGAGGTGCCCATGGTGTCGGGCGATCACGTCACCGCCGAGGCGGGAACGGGCTTCGTGCACACCGCGCCCAGCCATGGCGAGGACGATTACCAGATGGGCCTGAAATACGGCCTGCCCATGACCTATAACGTGCTCGAAGACGGCAGCTATCGCGCCGATCTGCCGCTGTTCGGGGGGCGTGTCATCATCACGCCCAAGGGCAAGGAGGGCGATGCGAACAAGGCCGTGATCGAGGCGCTGGCGGGGGCCGGGGCGCTGATCGCGCGCGGCAAGGTCAAGCACTCCTATCCCCATTCGTGGCGGTCCAAGGCGCCGCTGATCTTCCGCAACACGCCGCAGTGGTTCGCGGGCATCGACCGCCCGCTGGATGACGGCATGGGCCAATACGGCGACACGATCCGCAAGCGCGCGCTGGAATCCATCGAGCGTCTGGTCAAGTTCACCCCCATCTCGGGCCAGAACCGCCTGCGCTCGATGATGGAGGCGCGGCCCGACTGGGTTCTGTCGCGCCAGCGGGCGTGGGGCGTGCCGCTGACCTGCTTCGTCAAGAAGGGGGCCAAGCCCGACGAGGCGAACTTCCTGCTGCGCGACGCGGCCGTCAACGCGGCCATCGTCGCCGCGTTCGAGGCGGAGGGCGCGGATGTCTGGTATCGCGACGGCTTCAAGGCGCAGATCCTGGGGGATCGTGCGGACCAGTATGACCAGATATTCGACGTGCTGGACGTGTGGTTCGACAGCGGCTCCACCCATGCCTTCGTGCTGCGCGACCGCGCGGACGGGTCCGAGGACGGGATCGCCGACGTCTATATGGAAGGGACGGACCAGCATCGCGGCTGGTTCCATTCGTCGATGTTGCAGGGCTGCGGCACGATCGGGCGCGCGCCCTATCGCAACGTGGTGACGCACGGGTTCACGCTGGACGAAAAGGGCATGAAGATGTCCAAATCGTTGGGCAACACCGTGGTGCCGGAGCAGATCGTCAAGGAATACGGCGCGGACATCCTGCGCCTGTGGGTGGCGCAGGCCGATTACACCGCCGACCAGCGGATCGGGAAGGAAATCCTGAAGGGCACGGCCGACAGCTATCGCCGCCTGCGCAACACGCTGCGTTTCCTGCTGGGCGCGCTGAAGGGCTTTCACGACGTGGAGCGGGTGGAGCCGGAGGAGATGCCGGAGCTGGAACGTTGGGTCCTGCACCGTCTGGCCGAGCTGGATGCCGATGTGCGGGCCGGGTATGCCGCCTTCGATTTCCAGGGCGTGTTCCAGAAGCTGTTCACCTTCTGCACGACCGACCTGTCGGCGGTGTATTTCGACATCCGCAAGGACGTCCTTTACTGCGACGGGCCGGATTCCTTGCGCCGTCGCGCCGCGCGGACGGTGCTGGACCTGATCTTCCACCGTCTGGTGACGTGGCTGGCCCCGATCCTCGTCTTCACGACCGAGGATGTGTGGCTCTCGCGCTTTCCCGGTGACGCGTCCTCGGTCCATCTGCAGGACATGCCCGCCACGCCGAACGCATGGCTGAACCCCGACCTCGCCGCCAAATGGCAGGCGATCCGCGCCGCCCGCCGCGTGGTGACGGCGGCGCTGGAGGTGCAACGCAGCGCCAAGGTCATCGGATCGAGCCTTGAGGCCGCGCCGACCGTCCATGTGGCCGACACGGGCCTGCGCGCCGCGCTGGACTCGGTCGATTTCGCCGAATTGTGTATCACCTCGGACCTGACGCTGACCGACGCGCCGGTGCCGGAGGGGGCCTTCGCGCTGGCCGACATTCCGGGCGTCGCCGTGGTGTTCCACATGGCCGAAGGGTGCAAATGCGCGCGGTGCTGGCGCATCCTGCCGGATGTGGGCACGCATTCCCACCCCGAGACCTGCGCCCGCTGCGACGCGGTTCTGGACTGA
- a CDS encoding 2-isopropylmalate synthase: MTTQDKVFIFDTTLRDGEQSPGATMTLSEKLEIASMLDDMGVDIIEAGFPIASEGDFEAVSMIAKQSRNSVICGLSRANFKDIDRCWEAVKHAAQPRIHTFIGTSPLHRAIPNLDKDQMADRIHDTVTHARNLCDNVQWSPMDATRTEHDYLCRVIEIAIKAGATTINIPDTVGYTAPRESADLIRMLLERVPGADEIVFATHCHNDLGMATANSLAAVEAGARQIECTINGLGERAGNTALEEVVMALKVRNDIMPFQTGIDSRRLTAISRKVATVSGFAVQFNKAIVGKNAFAHESGIHQDGMLKNAETFEIMRPADVGLTETNLVMGKHSGRAALRSKLKDLGFDVADNQLADIFVRFKALADRKKEIYDEDLLALMQDADTQAAYDKLSVKRLRVICGTDGPQEAQLTLTVDGTDQTSEATGDGPVDAAFNAVNALVKHDAKLALYQVQAITEGTDAQATVTVRLEEDGKIATGHAADTDTVVASTRAYVNALNRLILRREKSAPGHDTKGVSYRDAG, translated from the coding sequence ATGACGACCCAAGACAAAGTTTTCATTTTCGACACCACCCTGCGCGACGGCGAACAGTCGCCCGGCGCCACCATGACCCTGTCCGAGAAGCTGGAGATCGCCTCCATGCTGGACGACATGGGCGTGGACATCATCGAGGCGGGGTTCCCCATCGCGTCCGAGGGCGATTTCGAGGCGGTGTCGATGATCGCCAAACAGTCCCGCAACTCGGTCATCTGCGGCCTGTCCCGCGCGAATTTCAAGGATATCGACCGCTGCTGGGAAGCGGTGAAGCACGCGGCCCAGCCCCGCATCCACACCTTCATCGGCACCTCGCCCCTGCACCGCGCCATTCCCAATCTGGACAAGGACCAGATGGCCGACCGCATCCATGACACGGTGACCCACGCCCGCAACCTGTGCGACAACGTGCAATGGTCGCCCATGGACGCCACGCGGACCGAGCACGACTATCTGTGCCGGGTGATCGAGATCGCGATCAAGGCCGGGGCCACCACGATCAACATTCCCGACACCGTGGGCTATACCGCGCCGCGCGAATCGGCGGACCTGATCCGCATGTTGCTGGAACGCGTGCCCGGCGCGGATGAGATCGTCTTCGCCACCCACTGCCACAACGATCTGGGCATGGCCACGGCGAACTCGCTGGCCGCGGTGGAGGCCGGGGCCCGCCAGATCGAATGCACGATCAACGGTCTGGGCGAACGCGCGGGCAACACCGCGCTGGAGGAGGTCGTGATGGCCCTGAAGGTCAGGAACGACATCATGCCCTTCCAGACGGGGATCGATTCGCGCCGCCTGACGGCGATCAGCCGCAAGGTCGCGACCGTGTCGGGCTTTGCCGTGCAGTTCAACAAGGCCATCGTCGGCAAGAACGCCTTCGCCCATGAATCCGGCATCCATCAGGACGGGATGCTGAAGAACGCCGAAACGTTCGAGATCATGCGCCCCGCCGATGTGGGCCTGACGGAAACCAACCTCGTCATGGGCAAGCATTCGGGCCGCGCGGCCCTGCGGTCCAAGCTGAAGGATCTGGGGTTCGACGTGGCGGACAACCAGCTTGCGGACATCTTCGTGCGGTTCAAGGCGCTGGCCGACCGCAAGAAGGAAATCTATGACGAGGATCTGCTGGCCCTGATGCAGGACGCCGACACGCAGGCCGCCTATGACAAGCTGTCGGTCAAGCGTCTGCGCGTGATCTGCGGCACCGACGGCCCGCAAGAGGCGCAGCTGACCCTGACCGTGGACGGCACCGACCAGACGTCCGAGGCGACAGGCGACGGGCCGGTGGATGCCGCCTTCAACGCGGTGAACGCGCTGGTGAAGCACGACGCGAAGCTGGCGCTTTATCAGGTGCAGGCCATCACCGAAGGCACCGACGCGCAGGCCACCGTGACCGTGCGGCTGGAGGAAGACGGCAAGATCGCCACGGGCCACGCGGCCGACACCGATACCGTCGTCGCCTCCACCCGCGCCTATGTGAACGCGCTGAACCGGCTGATCCTGCGGCGGGAGAAATCGGCGCCGGGGCATGACACCAAGGGCGTCAGCTATCGCGATGCCGGCTGA
- a CDS encoding CDP-alcohol phosphatidyltransferase family protein — MEPRLKALSVHLLTATGVVLSMLALLAAVEGAWTVMFLWLVAALIVDGIDGPLARRYDVGRNWPTYDGVQMDLIIDYLTYVFIPAYALFASGLLDGWEGWLTIFVIVYGSVIYFVDTRMKTKDYSFAGFPGCWNMVVLVLFAVRPSETVILIITLLLTIAMFTNLKFIHPVRTKRWRPLSLPMTIAWTVFAGWAAWVDFDPQSWAHWGLIVTSVYLLLAGIAQQIIPERK; from the coding sequence ATGGAACCACGTCTCAAAGCGCTCTCCGTCCACCTTCTGACCGCCACCGGCGTCGTCCTGTCCATGCTGGCCCTGCTGGCGGCGGTGGAGGGGGCCTGGACGGTCATGTTCCTGTGGCTGGTGGCCGCGCTGATCGTGGACGGGATCGACGGCCCCCTGGCCCGCCGGTATGATGTGGGGCGGAACTGGCCCACCTATGACGGGGTCCAGATGGACCTGATCATCGACTACCTCACCTACGTGTTCATTCCGGCCTATGCGCTTTTCGCCTCGGGCCTGCTGGACGGATGGGAGGGGTGGCTGACGATCTTCGTCATCGTCTACGGCTCGGTCATCTATTTCGTCGACACGCGGATGAAGACCAAGGACTATTCCTTTGCCGGATTTCCCGGCTGCTGGAACATGGTCGTGCTGGTCCTGTTCGCCGTCCGACCCAGCGAGACGGTGATCCTGATCATCACCCTTTTGCTGACGATCGCAATGTTCACCAACCTGAAGTTCATCCACCCCGTGCGCACCAAACGTTGGCGTCCGCTGTCGCTGCCGATGACCATCGCCTGGACCGTGTTCGCCGGATGGGCCGCCTGGGTGGATTTCGATCCGCAAAGCTGGGCGCATTGGGGGTTGATCGTCACCTCGGTCTATCTTTTGCTGGCAGGGATCGCCCAGCAGATCATTCCCGAACGCAAATGA
- the wrbA gene encoding NAD(P)H:quinone oxidoreductase, whose product MTKLAIVYYSTYGTNHQMAEIAADAARAAGAEVRLLKVAETAPEAVVNSQDGWKAHTEATAHIPVATPEDMEWADAYLISTPTRFGNAASQMRAFIDALGGMWFQGKLAKPASVMTSTQSPHGGQESTILSLFNTLVHFGAIIVPPGYTDESIQKTGGNPYGYAHTQGTEFTDDVKAAIGAQTRRLVDVATKLSA is encoded by the coding sequence ATGACCAAGCTCGCGATCGTCTATTACTCGACCTATGGCACCAACCACCAGATGGCCGAAATCGCCGCCGACGCCGCCCGCGCGGCCGGGGCCGAGGTGCGCCTGCTGAAGGTTGCCGAAACCGCGCCCGAAGCGGTGGTCAACAGCCAGGACGGCTGGAAGGCGCATACCGAGGCCACGGCCCACATTCCCGTGGCCACGCCCGAGGACATGGAATGGGCGGACGCCTATCTCATCTCCACCCCGACCCGGTTCGGCAACGCGGCCAGCCAGATGCGCGCCTTCATCGACGCGCTGGGCGGCATGTGGTTCCAGGGCAAGCTGGCGAAACCGGCCAGCGTCATGACCTCCACGCAATCCCCCCATGGCGGGCAGGAATCGACCATCCTGTCGCTGTTCAACACGCTGGTCCATTTCGGCGCGATCATCGTGCCGCCCGGATACACCGACGAATCGATCCAGAAGACCGGCGGCAACCCCTATGGCTATGCCCACACCCAAGGGACCGAATTCACCGACGACGTGAAGGCCGCCATCGGCGCGCAGACCCGCCGTCTGGTGGATGTGGCCACGAAGCTGTCGGCATAA